A single Venturia canescens isolate UGA chromosome 1, ASM1945775v1, whole genome shotgun sequence DNA region contains:
- the LOC122419569 gene encoding uncharacterized protein, whose protein sequence is MRARFLQSVLVVVSAKILLPVTDGTERIEQADPGSRSNTNSSTNGGNNHGSDRYQHNHQQQQYNNHNKVSKRAKPLDPSEYDYYYEDEDVDERNNPTNEGPVVPPGFLSPSVREYLDLGKSIPGRPGTDYPVLGKVPYTNFYCDDQPYPGFFADVETRCQAWHYCDIDGRQATFLCPNGTQFSQAVFVCDWWFNVRCELSPKLYAINSRLYQKPTESPTRPHRLITKELLENIFVRRK, encoded by the exons ATGGTACGGAGAGGATCGAACAAGCTGATCCTGGATCAAGGAGTAATACTAACAGTAGTACTAATGGTGGCAATAATCATGGCTCCGACCGCTATCAGCATAATCATCAACAGCAGCAGTACAATAATCATAACAAAGTATCAAAGCGCGCTAAACCACTGGATCCGTCGGAGTATGATTACTATTACGAGGATGAGGATGTTGACGAGAGGAACAATCCAACGAACGAGGGTCCTGTAGTACCACCAGGATTTCTCAGTCCATCGGTACGGGAATATCTCGATCTCGGTAAATCGATACCCG GTCGACCAGGAACCGATTATCCGGTATTGGGAAAAGTGCCATACACGAATTTTTACTGTGACGATCAACCGTATCCAGGATTTTTTGCTGACGTTGAAACTCGTTGTCAGGCTTGGCACTATTGTGACATAGACGGAAGACAAGCAACATTTCTTTGTCCGAACGGAACGCAATTCAGCCAAGCGGTATTCGTCTGTGATTGGTGGTTCAACGTGAGATGCGAGCTGAGCCCAAAACTTTATGCAATAAACAGCAGACTCTACCAGAAGCCTACGGAGAGTCCAACGCGCCCTCACCGCTTGATCACGAAGGAACTTTTGGAAAACATATTCGTCCGAaggaaatga